One segment of Candidatus Pelagibacter ubique HTCC1062 DNA contains the following:
- the lepB gene encoding signal peptidase I, giving the protein MISKKIIIDNIKTIFYALVIAIVIRSLFIQPFYIPSSSMEPTLLIGDRLFVTKYSYGYSKHSFPFSPPIINGRLFYNKPKVGDIIVFKTPADNRTDYIKRLIGLPGDNVQFINGDLFVNNNQILKSRISQKDKIYCGNQTIDVNTFEEKLPNGKTHNSVYLKSYSFQSSDNFIVPPQHYFFLGDNRDCSKDSRYLTSVGYVHEDNLVGKAQFIFFSSDFRIGNIFSFWKWHKTIRLDRFFKKII; this is encoded by the coding sequence ATGATATCAAAAAAAATTATAATCGATAATATTAAAACAATTTTTTATGCTTTAGTTATAGCTATTGTTATTAGATCTCTTTTTATTCAGCCTTTTTATATTCCTTCATCATCAATGGAACCAACGTTATTAATTGGTGATAGATTGTTTGTTACGAAATATTCTTATGGTTATAGCAAGCATTCTTTTCCTTTTAGTCCACCAATAATAAATGGAAGACTATTTTATAATAAACCTAAGGTTGGAGATATTATTGTTTTTAAAACACCAGCTGATAACAGAACTGATTATATTAAAAGATTAATTGGTCTCCCAGGTGACAATGTTCAATTTATTAACGGCGATTTATTCGTAAATAATAATCAAATATTAAAATCTAGAATTTCTCAAAAGGATAAAATTTATTGTGGAAATCAAACAATAGATGTTAATACATTTGAAGAAAAGCTTCCAAACGGCAAAACACATAATAGTGTATATTTAAAAAGTTATAGTTTTCAAAGTTCAGATAACTTTATAGTTCCGCCTCAACACTACTTTTTTTTAGGAGATAATAGAGACTGTTCTAAAGATAGTAGATATTTGACTAGTGTTGGATATGTACATGAAGATAATTTAGTCGGTAAAGCTCAATTTATTTTTTTTTCATCCGATTTTAGAATTGGAAATATTTTTTCTTTTTGGAAATGGCATAAGACAATTAGACTCGACAGGTTTTTTAAGAAAATTATTTAA
- the acpS gene encoding holo-ACP synthase: protein MKILGIGVDIVENIRIHKSLKNVNFIKRVFSSSEILLAKKITNKKSFYSKRFAAKEAFSKAIGTGFRENLNFKDITVINDKLGKPSFVVTDKIKKIVKKRFKISSFNFFLSISDEKKYSVAYVILQKK from the coding sequence ATGAAAATTCTAGGTATTGGTGTTGATATAGTAGAAAATATTAGAATACATAAATCTTTAAAAAATGTTAATTTTATTAAAAGAGTTTTTTCTAGCTCAGAAATATTGTTAGCAAAAAAAATAACTAATAAAAAATCTTTTTATTCTAAAAGATTTGCTGCCAAAGAAGCATTTTCTAAAGCAATTGGAACTGGTTTTAGAGAGAATTTGAATTTTAAGGATATAACTGTAATTAACGATAAGTTAGGTAAACCCTCATTTGTGGTCACAGACAAAATAAAAAAAATTGTTAAAAAGAGATTTAAAATATCATCCTTTAATTTCTTTCTGTCAATTTCAGATGAAAAAAAATATTCTGTAGCCTACGTGATTTTACAAAAAAAATGA
- a CDS encoding pyridoxine 5'-phosphate synthase — protein MKRLGVNIDHVATVRNARGSFHPDPFTIAKHVIKCGAHSVTIHLREDRRHIKDSDVVKICKSRKIITNLEISLNKEIIDIALKNRPNFICIVPEKRKEVTTEGGLNLIKNKKKIKSIISLFNKKSIRTSLFIDPNLKDIKIAKELNATCVELHTGKISNLIKENKSYKNEYLKIKKCSELGVKLGIEVHAGHGLDYKTTSILSKIKEITEFNIGHFIIGESLTHGLKKTITIFKEITNK, from the coding sequence ATGAAAAGACTAGGAGTTAATATTGATCATGTTGCTACAGTTAGAAATGCAAGAGGATCTTTTCATCCTGACCCATTTACTATTGCCAAACACGTAATTAAATGTGGAGCACATTCAGTTACCATTCATTTAAGAGAAGACAGAAGACATATAAAAGATTCTGATGTTGTTAAAATTTGTAAAAGTAGAAAAATAATTACCAATTTAGAAATTTCACTCAACAAAGAAATAATTGATATAGCATTAAAGAATAGACCTAATTTCATTTGTATAGTTCCTGAAAAAAGAAAAGAGGTGACAACAGAAGGTGGATTAAATTTAATTAAAAATAAGAAAAAAATTAAATCTATAATATCATTATTTAATAAGAAGAGTATTAGAACAAGTCTATTTATTGACCCAAACTTAAAAGATATAAAAATTGCAAAAGAATTAAATGCTACTTGTGTTGAGCTACATACAGGAAAAATTTCAAATTTAATAAAAGAAAATAAAAGTTATAAAAATGAATATTTAAAAATAAAAAAATGTTCAGAACTGGGCGTTAAACTTGGTATCGAGGTTCATGCAGGTCATGGTCTTGACTACAAAACTACCTCTATACTAAGTAAAATTAAAGAAATTACGGAATTTAATATTGGTCATTTTATAATTGGTGAGTCACTTACTCATGGTTTAAAAAAAACCATTACAATATTTAAAGAAATAACCAATAAATAA
- the pyrE gene encoding orotate phosphoribosyltransferase → MLSHKKSLNILKKTNALLEGHFVLSSGLHSPKYIQCAKLLSFPHLAKDICNSLAKKIKKKFKSIDLILAPAMGGVIIGYEIGKILKKETIFCERVNGKFALRRGFHIKKGSKVLIIEDVITTGKSSLECVKLITKPGAKLIGFASIIDRSTKNSLKIKKNIISHMKIDVPTFKTNKLPESLKNTPITVPGSRFIK, encoded by the coding sequence ATGCTTTCACACAAAAAATCTTTAAATATTTTAAAAAAAACTAATGCTCTTTTAGAAGGTCATTTTGTTCTATCATCAGGTTTGCATTCACCTAAATATATTCAATGTGCCAAACTTTTAAGTTTTCCACATTTGGCAAAAGATATTTGTAATTCATTAGCAAAAAAAATTAAAAAAAAATTTAAATCTATAGATTTGATTTTAGCTCCGGCAATGGGTGGAGTTATTATTGGTTATGAAATTGGTAAAATTTTAAAAAAAGAAACAATTTTTTGTGAAAGAGTTAATGGCAAATTTGCTTTAAGACGAGGTTTTCATATAAAAAAAGGATCAAAAGTTTTAATAATCGAAGACGTTATAACAACTGGTAAATCGAGTTTAGAGTGTGTTAAATTAATAACAAAACCTGGTGCAAAACTTATTGGTTTTGCTTCAATTATTGACAGATCAACCAAAAATTCATTAAAAATAAAAAAAAATATTATCTCTCATATGAAGATAGATGTTCCAACATTTAAGACTAATAAATTACCTGAAAGTCTTAAAAATACTCCAATTACAGTACCAGGAAGTAGATTTATTAAATGA
- a CDS encoding bifunctional (p)ppGpp synthetase/guanosine-3',5'-bis(diphosphate) 3'-pyrophosphohydrolase — translation MINSEELINKVKTYNKFLNPEKLSKAYNYAVKAHENQKRDSGDPYSNHPIAVASILSELELDSATIVTGLLHDTIEDTHATYENIKDEFGEEIANLVDGVTKISVFENQATSSSKAENFRKLILATSKDIRVLLVKLADRLHNMRTIDAISKVEKKERIARETMEIYAPLADRMGMHRIRDELEDLSFKVLNNEARELIKKRLDEIKEDKVNSFNSISLQLSELLNEHKINAEIFGREKTPFSIWRKVQKKRTSLEQITDIIGFRVILNSGEDCYKALGIFHQHWNCIPGKFKDYISSPKINNYQSLHTAVIGPNRRPIEIQIRTMPMHEFAERGIASHWKYKSSEKFDSLTWKEYDWLADLVEIIGKNENPEHFFEYTKLQMFQENVFCFTPKGLVIKLPKDATPIDFAYAVHTKVGDHAISCKINGNDSELQNILYNGDVVEIITSKNKSPSLHWIPITKTGKARAAIRRYWHSKGEQKEERIKKYNTTLWISLPDQPGKLGEITTSLGSHKLNISSVEMKEKTKDYINFRFNLIIRDLKNFTNFISELKQKDIKFKIIRHEEKRNAFTQKIFKYFKKN, via the coding sequence ATGATTAATTCAGAAGAGTTAATAAATAAAGTTAAAACTTATAATAAATTTTTAAATCCAGAAAAATTAAGTAAAGCATATAATTATGCTGTTAAAGCTCATGAAAACCAAAAACGTGATTCAGGTGATCCTTATTCAAATCACCCTATAGCTGTTGCTTCAATACTTAGTGAGCTAGAGTTAGACAGTGCTACTATTGTTACAGGGCTTTTACATGATACGATTGAGGATACTCACGCAACTTATGAAAATATTAAAGATGAATTTGGAGAAGAGATTGCTAATCTTGTAGATGGTGTAACCAAAATTTCTGTTTTTGAAAACCAAGCAACATCATCATCTAAAGCAGAAAACTTTAGAAAATTAATCTTAGCTACATCAAAAGACATAAGAGTATTACTTGTAAAGCTGGCAGATCGTTTACATAATATGAGAACTATTGATGCTATATCTAAAGTTGAAAAAAAAGAACGTATAGCGAGAGAGACAATGGAAATTTATGCTCCTTTAGCAGATAGAATGGGCATGCATAGAATTAGAGATGAACTTGAAGACTTATCATTTAAAGTTTTGAATAATGAAGCACGTGAACTTATTAAAAAAAGATTAGACGAAATTAAAGAAGACAAAGTAAATAGTTTTAATTCTATTTCTTTACAATTAAGTGAGCTTTTAAACGAACATAAGATTAATGCTGAAATTTTTGGAAGAGAAAAAACTCCATTTTCTATATGGAGAAAAGTTCAAAAAAAAAGAACATCATTAGAGCAAATTACAGACATAATTGGATTTAGAGTTATTCTTAATAGTGGAGAAGATTGCTATAAAGCATTAGGAATTTTTCATCAACACTGGAATTGTATACCAGGAAAATTTAAAGATTATATATCATCACCAAAAATAAACAATTATCAGTCATTGCACACAGCTGTGATAGGTCCAAATAGAAGACCTATTGAAATTCAAATAAGAACTATGCCAATGCATGAATTTGCAGAAAGAGGTATTGCATCCCATTGGAAATATAAATCATCTGAAAAATTTGATTCATTAACATGGAAAGAATATGACTGGTTAGCCGACCTTGTGGAAATTATTGGTAAAAATGAAAACCCTGAACATTTTTTTGAGTATACAAAACTACAAATGTTTCAAGAAAATGTTTTTTGCTTTACACCAAAAGGCTTAGTTATCAAATTGCCAAAAGATGCAACACCAATAGATTTTGCATATGCTGTTCATACAAAAGTTGGCGATCATGCAATATCTTGTAAAATTAACGGTAATGACAGTGAATTACAAAACATACTTTATAACGGTGACGTAGTTGAAATCATAACCTCTAAAAATAAATCACCATCATTGCATTGGATACCAATTACAAAAACTGGAAAAGCAAGAGCTGCTATTAGAAGATACTGGCATTCTAAAGGTGAACAAAAAGAGGAAAGAATAAAAAAATACAATACAACACTTTGGATTTCTCTCCCAGATCAACCTGGTAAACTTGGTGAAATAACCACATCATTAGGCTCTCATAAACTGAATATATCCAGTGTAGAGATGAAAGAAAAAACTAAAGATTATATTAACTTCAGATTTAACCTTATTATTAGAGACTTGAAAAACTTTACAAATTTTATTAGTGAGCTAAAACAAAAAGATATTAAATTTAAAATCATTAGACATGAGGAAAAAAGAAATGCTTTCACACAAAAAATCTTTAAATATTTTAAAAAAAACTAA
- the folK gene encoding 2-amino-4-hydroxy-6-hydroxymethyldihydropteridine diphosphokinase — protein MKKQDILENQVKQSYLAIGSNLGNKITNIHIALSELKKNKIKIKKVSSHYLSKSWPNPLMPSFINIVIEIETILTPLELLEICNNIELKLGRVRLKKNAPRTCDIDIIDYDKKILNINSDKLIIPHPEMTKRNFVLLPLFEINRSWKHPESKINIVNLINSLSIKDLRSIKQI, from the coding sequence GCAATAGGATCAAATTTAGGTAATAAAATTACCAACATTCATATAGCCTTGTCTGAACTTAAGAAAAATAAAATTAAGATAAAAAAAGTTTCATCTCACTATTTATCAAAATCTTGGCCAAATCCTTTAATGCCAAGTTTCATAAATATTGTAATAGAAATCGAGACAATCTTAACACCTTTAGAATTATTAGAAATTTGTAACAATATTGAATTAAAATTAGGCAGGGTTAGACTAAAAAAAAATGCTCCACGAACATGTGATATTGATATAATTGATTATGATAAAAAAATTTTGAATATAAATAGTGACAAATTAATAATACCTCATCCAGAGATGACCAAGAGAAATTTTGTATTGTTACCATTATTTGAGATAAACAGAAGTTGGAAGCATCCAGAATCTAAGATTAATATAGTAAATTTAATTAATTCTTTATCAATTAAAGATTTAAGATCTATTAAACAAATATAA